The Roseovarius sp. EL26 genome contains the following window.
CGGAAGTTACGCCGCGCCAGAATAGGTCTCTGCTATGCGATTTGTGCATGTCTGCTTTGTTGAAATTGCGTTGGTGAATCAAAGCTATATCACCTAAATGCGGCCTCAAGGCATAGTGCCGAAAATCAGGGCAAACAGTTATGACCACTCTTACCAAAACTCTCCCCGCGCTGGGCGTCATTTCTGCGGCGACGTTGATGATTGTTCGGTTGGCGAAGGCGGCGACACCGCCTCGTATCCCACATTGGACAGAATATCTGCGCGAGACACGCGACAACTCATAAGCAGACATCACGGGCGTGCGCTTTGGCTATAAGCTGAATGGTCAGCTTTGGTCTTGATCGCGCCCTCCATCCCGTCTATACGCGCCCGGTGACCTCACTGGGTCGCACACCTTTAATCAAGAAACGCCGCGTTTGCCCATCACGCTTCGGGGGCATATCCGGCAAAGGAGAAGCGATATGAAACTCAATGAACTGCGCGACAATCCTGGCGCAACCAAAAAACGCAAGCGCGTTGGCCGTGGTCCCGGCTCCGGCATGGGTAAAACTGCTGGCCGTGGTATCAAAGGTCAGAAATCCCGTTCGGGTGTATCCATCGGTGGATACGAAGGCGGCCAGATGCCCCTGTACCAACGTCTGCCAAAGCGTGGCTTCAACAAGCCAAACCGCAAGCAGTACGCTGTTATTAACCTGGGCCTGATCCAGAAATTCATCGACGCCAAGAAAATCGACGCCAAAGCTGCGATCACTGAAGATGCGCTGCTGGAAAGCGGCCTGATCCGTCGCAAGCTGGACGGTGTTCGCGTTCTGGCCAAAGGCGAAGTGACATCGAAACTGAAGATCGAAGTGACCGGCGCGTCGAAATCAGCTGTTGAAGCAGTTGAAAAAGCAGGTGGCTCACTAACAGTCACAACCGCGCAGGCAGCCGAATAAAAACTTGTGAGCGGCGTGCGCGCCGCTTAGATAAACCCCAAGTTTTCCTTAAAACGCCGCCTGGGTCGGAAAACGACCTTAGGCGGCGTTTGATTATGAAAGAGACCTATTCATGGTATCTGCAGCAGAACAAATGGCGGCCAACACAAGCTGGTCCGCGCTTGGCAAAGCAACTGATCTCCGTAAACGCATCGTTTTCACCCTTATTGTACTGATCATCTATCGCTTGGGCACATACATCCCTGTGCCGGGTATTGATGGCCAAGCGCTGCGTGAATTCATGGAAGAGGCGGCAACCGGCATTGGCGGCATCTTGTCGATGTTCACCGGTGGTGCCTTGGGCCGTATGGGGATTTTTGCGCTGGGCATTATGCCGTATATCTCTGCATCGATCATCATTCAGCTTCTGACCGCCATGGTTCCAGCATTGGAACAGCTTAAGAAAGAAGGCGAGCAGGGCCGCAAGAAGATCAACCAATACACGCGCTTCGGTACTGTTGGTCTGGCCACGTTGCAATCCTACGGTCTCGCCGTCAGCATGCAATCGGGCGATCTGGTCACCAATCCGGGCTTCTTCTTTATTGCCAGCTGCATGATCACACTGGTCGGTGGCACGATGTTCCTGATGTGGCTGGGTGAGCAAATCACCGCCCGCGGCATCGGTAACGGTATTTCCCTGATCATCTTCGTTGGTATCATCGCCGAAGTGCCTGCCGCTCTGGCGCAATTCCTTGCCTCGGGTCGTTCTGGTGCGGTTAGCCCCGCCGTGATCATCAGTGTTTTGGTGATGATTGTTGCTGTGATTGCCTTTGTTGTGTTCATGGAACGCAGCCTGCGCAAGATCCACATTCAATACCCCCGCCGCCAGGTGGGCATGAAGGTCTATGATGGCGGCTCAAGCCACTTGCCGGTTAAAGTAAACCCAGCCGGTGTTATCCCAGCGATCTTTGCCAGCTCACTGCTACTGCTGCCGATCACCGTTAGCACCTTCTCGGGCAATCAATCTGGCGGTTTCATGTCGGTTGTTCTGGCCTACTTTGGCCCCGGTCAGCCGCTCTATCTGGCGTTCTTCACGCTGATGATCGTGTTCTTCGCTTACTTCTATACCTTCAATGTGGCGTTCAAGCCTGATGATGTTGCGGATAACCTCAAAAACCAGAACGGTTTCATTCCGGGCATTCGCCCAGGCAAGAAAACCGCCGAATATCTGGAATATGTGGTCAACCGGGTTCTGGTCATCGGTGCGGCCTACCTTGCGGCAGTTTGTCTCTTACCTGAAATTATGCGTAGCCAATTCCAAATTCCGTTTTACTTTGGTGGCACGTCGGTTCTTATTGTGGTCTCGGTCACAATGGATACAATCCAGCAAGTGCAATCGCACCTTCTGGCGCATCAATATGAGGGCCTGATCGAAAAATCACAATTGAGCGGCAAAGGTAAAAAGCGCGCTCGCAGAAAGGGAGCTGCTCGTCGATGAACATCATTCTTCTCGGACCACCGGGTGCCGGTAAAGGCACACAAGCACATATCTTGGTTGATGAACGCAACATGACCCAACTGTCTACTGGGGACATGTTACGCGAAGCCAAAGATAGCGGGACCGAGATGGGCAAAATTGTTGCCGATGTTATGGCGCGTGGCGATCTGGTCACCGATGAGATCGTGATCGGCCTGATCCGCGAAAAGCTACAAGGCGAAAAGGGTGGGGGCTTCATCTTTGATGGCTTCCCCCGCACGCTGCCACAGGCGGATGCTTTGGGCAAACTGCTGGAAGAATGCGGCGAAACACTCGATGCCGTGATTGAGATGCAAGTCGACGACAGCGCATTGGTCAGCCGCATCACCGCACGGTCAACCTGTGCAGGCTGTGGTGAAGTGTACAACGACATAACCAAACCGATCCCAGCCGATGAAACCTGCACCAAATGCGGTCAGGCCAAAGGCTTTAACCGTCGCGCGGACGATAACGAGGACAGCCTCAAAAACCGCCTGATGGAATATTACAAAAAGACTTCACCACTGCTGGGCTATTACTATGCCAAAGGCATGCTGGAGTCGGTCAATGGTCTGGGCGAAATTGACGAGGTGAAAGCCTCGATTTCTAACGCGCTTGGCTAAATGATTCTGCGGGGTCTTGACGGCCCCGCGATTTCCTCATAACCAGCGCTATCTCTATAGAGATACGATTCTTTAACCGGGTCGCCCCCGGCGAGAATCGATCACCTGAATTCAGCTGCGGCCCGATGCTTAAACGCTTCGGGCTTACGTTGTGAAAAAAGGGTCTGGTACTACGGACCCGCAACGCAAAAGGAAAATGACACTTGGCACGTATCGCCGGCGTTAACATCCCGACCCACAAACGGGTCCCGATCGCCCTGACTTATATCACTGGAATTGGCCACACTTCGGCTAAAGCCATCTGCGAAGCCGTCAACATTGACGCCTCACGTCGTGTAAATGAACTCAGCGATGCTGAAGTTCTGGCCGTTCGTGAGCACATCGACGCCACATACAACGTCGAAGGTGACCTGCGCCGCGAAACGCAGATGAACATCAAACGCCTGATGGATCTCGGCTGCTACCGTGGCCTGCGCCACCGTCGTAACCTGCCGGTTCGCGGTCAGCGTACTCACACAAACGCACGTACACGCAAAGGCCCTGCAAAGGCCATTGCTGGCAAGAAGAAATAAGGAGGGCTGATCAATGGCACGTGATACCAAACGCACCAAAAAGAAGGTCTCCAAGAACATCGCCACTGGCGTTGCTCACGTGAACTCTTCTTTCAACAACACCAAAATCCTGATCTCTGACGTTCAGGGCAATGCTATCGCATGGTCGTCCGCGGGCACCATGGGCTTCAAAGGGTCGCGTAAATCGACACCTTACGCCGCTCAGATGGCTGCCGAAGACGCAGGCCGCAAGGCTCAGGATCATGGCATGAAAACTCTCGAAGTCGAAGTTCAAGGCCCAGGTTCGGGTCGTGAATCAGCACTGCGTGCTCTGGCTGCAGTTGGTTTCAACATCACTTCGATCCGTGATGTGACCCCAATCGCACACAACGGCTGCCGCCCACCAAAGCGTCGTCGGGTTTAATCCGCAATTATTAGGGTGGGGCTGGGTGATTTTTCCCGGTCCCATTCCGTCAATTTGTAACCTCGGGCGTTTCCGGCATTTGGACATGGAGCCGGGAACAAGAATGGAGGGACAGCATGATCCATAAGAACTGGGCAGAACTGATCAAGCCAACACAGTTGGACGTAAAACCGGGCAATGACCCGCTGCGTCAAGCTGTTGTAACGGCAGAGCCGCTGGAACGCGGTTTTGGTCTGACACTTGGCAACGCGCTGCGTCGCGTGCTTTTGTCGTCGCTGCAAGGCGCAGCCATCACAAGCATTCAGATCGATAACGTTCTGCATGAATTCTCATCCGTTGCTGGTGTACGTGAAGACGTCACCGACATGGTTCTGAACCTGAAGGGCGTTGCCCTGCGTATGGAAGTCGAAGGGCCTAAGCGCCTGTCGATCACTGCAAAAGGTCCGGGCGTTGTAACGGCTGCTGACATCACTGACAGTGCTGGCATCGAAATCCTGAACAAAGAGCACGTTATCTGTCACCTTGATGACGGCGCGGATCTGTTCATGGAACTGACCGTCAATACAGGCAAAGGCTACGTTGCCGCCGACAAGAACAAACCAGAAGATGCGCCAATTGGCCTGATCCCGGTTGATGCGATCTATTCGCCTGTTGTTCGCGTCAGCTACGACGTTCAGCCAACACGTGAAGGTCAGGTTCTCGATTATGACAAACTGACCATGAAAGTTGAAACAGACGGCTCACTGACGCCTGACGATGCCGTGGCATTTGCTGCGCGTATTCTTCAGGATCAATTGTCGATCTTCGTCAACTTCGAAGAGCCAGAAGCTGCCGGTCGTCAGGACGAAGACGATGGTCTCGAGTTCAACCCACTTCTGCTCAAGAAAGTGGACGAGCTGGAACTGTCTGTGCGTTCGGCCAACTGCCTCAAGAACGACAACATCGTTTACATCGGCGATCTCATCCAAAAGACCGAAGCAGAAATGCTGCGCACGCCAAACTTTGGCCGCAAGTCGCTTAACGAGATCAAAGAAGTGTTGTCCGGAATGGGCCTGCACCTCGGCATGGACGTCGAAGACTGGCCACCCGACAACATCGAAGATCTGGCGAAAAAGTTCGAAGACGCTTTCTAAAGCCAGAAACGTACAAAAACCGCGTACAGGTTGTACAACTTGTACGCAAATTCCGGGCAATCCCGCCCCAAGGAGAGTTGGCGACACGCATCGCTGGCCAGACAAAGCAAAAAAACACTTAGGAGACTACAATGCGTCACGCACGAGGCTATCGCCGCCTGAACCGGACCCACGAACACCGCAAGGCTCTGTGGGCCAACATGGCCGGCTCGCTCATCGAACATGAGCAAATCAAAACAACTTTGCCAAAAGCAAAAGAACTGCGCCCGATCATCGAAAAGCTGATCACTTTGGGTAAACGCGGCGATTTGCACGCGCGTCGTCAGGCCGCAGCACAGTTGAAAGAAGATCAATACGTTAGCAAACTGTTTGATATTCTTGGCCCCCGCTACAAAGAGCGTCAGGGTGGCTATGTCCGCGTCTTGAAGGCCGGCTTCCGTTATGGCGACATGGCACCAATGGCGATCATCGAATTCGTTGACCGCGACGTTGATGCCAAAGGCGCAGCTGACAAAGCCCGCGTTGCAGCAGAAGAAGCTGCTGAATAATAAGAGAATTTTTAGCTACGGCTGAGAACAGAACCCCTGCCTTTGGCGGGGGTTTTCTTTTGCGAGTAAGACCCTTGTATCTTTTGTCTGCAGATTTCATATCTTTCCTGCATAGAATTAAGAGGCTCTGATGCTGCGACTTTGTGTTTTGTTATCCATGCTTTTGGCTCCACCTGCCTTGGCCGAAACGCAGGTGCCCAAGTCGCAGGCCGAAGTCAGTCTGAGCTTTGTGCCTGTGGTCAAGCAAGCGGCCCCCGCCGTGGTAAACATCTATGCCCGTATTATCCATCAGGGACGGCGTAGCCCGTTTCAGGGCGATCCGTTTTTTGAACATTTCTTCAAAGGTTTAAGTAATCCGCGCCCGCGTATTGAAAACTCACTCGGCTCCGGTGTTATCCTGTCTGAGGATGGCATCGTCGTGTCCAACTACCATGTTGTTGGTATGGCCTCAGAAATCCGTGTCGTCGCTCAAGATGGCCGCGAATACGATGCCAAAGTCCTGCTGGGCGATCAGGAAAGCGACCTGGCCATTCTCAAACTAGAAGATGCAAGTAATCTACCGTACCTAGCGCTTCGCGATTCCGATGACGTGGAAGTGGGAGAGCTGGTTTTGGCCATCGGCAATCCGTTTGGGGTGGGCCAGACTGTGAGCAGCGGGATCGTCTCGGGCCTTGCCAGATCAGGCACGGCCACCGGTAACAGCCGGGGATATTTTATCCAGACAGATGCGCCAATCAATCCAGGAAACTCTGGCGGGGCCTTGGTGGATATTGAAGGCCATCTTATTGGAATCAATACCTCAATCTTGTCGCGCTCAGGGGGGTCGAATGGCATTGGTTTCGCTATTCCCTCGGCTTTGGTTGCACAGTTCCTGTCTCAAATGCACGAAGGATATGAGGTGTTTCAGCGCCCTTGGGCGGGGGTGACAGGCCAAACTGTCACTTCAGACGTGGCTGATGGATTGGGGTTGGATCGCCCCGGTGGCTTGATCCTGTCGCAACTCCACATGCAAAGCCCGTTTCGCGACGCCGGGTTTGAATCCGGTGATATCATTGCCGCAGTAGATGACTATTCGGTCAATACGCCGGCTGAGATGATTTACCGTATGTCGGTGGCAGGAATTGGCAAGGAATCTCTAGTTACCCGCATTCGAGATGGGCAGAGCGAGGACATCGCGGTTGCCCTGATGGCAGCACCAGAAACGCCAGATCGGGACACGATGACAACCGGGCGCGAATCACCTGTGCCGGAGCTGGTTCTATCAACCATCAATCCAGCGGTGATTGCCGAGTATAACCTGCCGCTGATGTCGGAAGGGGCGATTGTCGAAGATCCCGGTCCTATCGGCGCACGTTTGGGGTTGCGCCACGGGGATGTAGTCGCCGAAGTTAACGGGCGGCCAATCCTTAATAGCAATATGGCTGCCACCCTGATGCGCAAGACGCGTGAGTATCTGCGCCTTGATGTTATGCGTGGCTCGCGTCGGCTGTCTTTGCGTTATAAGCTCTGATCATGTCTGACCTGTTTTCCTCATCGACTTCTGACGCGCCACAAACCGCACCCCATCCGTTGGCCGACCGGCTGCGCCCGCGCCGTTTGGCGGAGGTGATTGGTCAGGAACAGGTTCTTGGCCCTGATGCGCCGCTTGGCGTCATGCTGGCGTCTGGCAGCCTTTCATCGCTCATATTGTGGGGCCCACCGGGAGTGGGGAAAACCACAATCGCGCGCTTATTGGCGGATGAAACAGACCTGCGTTTTGTGCAGATCAGTGCGATCTTTACTGGTGTTCCTGAGCTGCGCAAAGTTTTTGAGGAAGCTCGCTTGCGTCGATCAAACGGGCAGGGGACGCTTTTGTTTGTGGATGAAATCCATCGCTTCAATAAAGCGCAACAGGACGGTTTTTTGCCGTACATGGAGGATGGCACCATTCTTCTGGTCGGGGCAACCACGGAAAACCCCTCGTTTGAGCTCAACGCCGCTTTGCTTAGCCGGGCGCAGGTGCTGGTGTTGGAGCGGTTGGAATTGGCTGAGCTCGAACGGTTGGTGCAACGGGCGGAATCAGAATTGAGCTGTGCCTTACCATTAGATGGGCCCGCGCGCGAAGCGTTGCTGGAAATGGCCGATGGTGATGGTCGGGCTTTGCTAAATCTGATTGAACAGGTGGCGGCATGGAAAGTTGATGGAAAGCTCAACACCGATGCGTTGACCAAACGTTTGATGAAACGGGCGGCAAAGTACGACAAAGGCGGGGATGAGCATTACAATCTGATCTCAGCCTTGCACAAGTCTGTGCGCGGTTCAGACCCGGATGCAGCGCTTTATTGGCTGGCACGCATGTTGGGCGGTGGAGAGGATCCGCGCTACCTTGCACGGCGAATCACACGAATGGCTGTCGAGGATATCGGTTTGGCCGACCCGCAGGCGCAAACGATCTGTATGCACGCTTGGGAGCTTTATGAACGTCTTGGCAGTCCCGAAGGAGAGCTGGCCTTGGCGCAAGCGGTGACTTATCTGGCCTTGGCACCTAAGTCGAATGCCACCTATGTGGCTTATAAGGCAGCAATAAATGAGGCCCGACGCACAGGTAGCGAGCCACCACCAAAGCATATTCTGAACGCACCAACCAAGTTAATGAAAGAACAGGGCTATGGAGCCGGCTATGCCTATGATCATGATGCCGAGGATGGTTTTTCAGGACAGAATTATTTTCCCGAAACGATGAAGCGCCCCGTATATTATCACCCGGTAGAGCGTGGTTTTGAACGAGAGCTTAAAAAACGGTTAGATTTTTTCACCAAATTGCGCACTCGACGAAACCCGTAAACCAATTTAGGTCAAGTGTTTTCTGGCGAAAACCCTTGTTACACCAATGCTTTAAGCCTTTGGTAGCGGGAAATTTTAAAAAAACATGATTTGATTAACTAAAGGGTAGATGTGACGGACCTTTCGTGTTTTGTTGGGTCTATGTCGTATTCAGGCTGTTCGCGGGGCTAAATGATCTACAAGATTTGGCAGAGATCTCACATCAAGAATGAGATGCGTTCAGCAGATAACCAGGGAGTGCACATGAATCCTGCCGTAAAAAGCGAAGAAGACGATACACCATCTATTGGCCCGTCTCGCGGTTTTGGATCATGCCAATCTTTCACAATAAATTACTACCCAATGTGTTGGGAGAGCGTGCAAGGACACATCCTTCAATGCACGCAATCTAATCTTCTTTGGCCATTCGTGAAGAATGGCCAATTTCGTTTGGCCTGAGCTTGTCAGGCTTCAATTGCCCAGGTGCTGCAAATCCCATTTGAGCATCAGGGCCACCAACTTTAGCAGGCTGAATATTCGGCTTTGCAAAGGATAATAACGCTGTAAGGGCGCGGAGCACGGCCATCATTGGCATTTGCGACCTGCGCAGACAGAAGGAGGGACAGATGGGAGACATACTAGGGCTCGTTGGAAAGCGGCTCGGATTAGGTTTGGTCATCCTGTTGGTGATCTCGGCCATAATTTTCTTTATGATCGAGTTGCTGCCAGGAGATGTTGCACAAGCCGTGCTTGGCCAAGGTGCAACCGAGGAAAACCTTGCTGCGTTGCGTAAAGAGATGGGGTTGGATCAACCCGCGATCGTACGCTACCTTGATTGGCTCCGTGGGGCTGTTGTGTTCAATTTTGGTACATCGATTGTAACGGGTGATTCCGTTGCTGCTGCCATCAGCGAACGATTTGCAAATACGCTGTTCCTGGCCGCTTATGCTGCCATGATCGCTATACCGATCTCGATCTTGTTGGGTGTTGTGGTGGCCTTGCTGCGCAATTCCATCTTTGACCGCGTTGCTAACGTTGTCACACTGTCGTTCATTTCATCACCTGAGTTTTTTCTCGGCTACATCCTTATTCTTTACTTTGCGGTGAAGTGGGGCATGTTCCCGGCGATTGCCAGCCTGAATGATGACATGACACTTTTGGACAAGATGTACCGGACATTCC
Protein-coding sequences here:
- the rplO gene encoding 50S ribosomal protein L15; this translates as MKLNELRDNPGATKKRKRVGRGPGSGMGKTAGRGIKGQKSRSGVSIGGYEGGQMPLYQRLPKRGFNKPNRKQYAVINLGLIQKFIDAKKIDAKAAITEDALLESGLIRRKLDGVRVLAKGEVTSKLKIEVTGASKSAVEAVEKAGGSLTVTTAQAAE
- the secY gene encoding preprotein translocase subunit SecY produces the protein MVSAAEQMAANTSWSALGKATDLRKRIVFTLIVLIIYRLGTYIPVPGIDGQALREFMEEAATGIGGILSMFTGGALGRMGIFALGIMPYISASIIIQLLTAMVPALEQLKKEGEQGRKKINQYTRFGTVGLATLQSYGLAVSMQSGDLVTNPGFFFIASCMITLVGGTMFLMWLGEQITARGIGNGISLIIFVGIIAEVPAALAQFLASGRSGAVSPAVIISVLVMIVAVIAFVVFMERSLRKIHIQYPRRQVGMKVYDGGSSHLPVKVNPAGVIPAIFASSLLLLPITVSTFSGNQSGGFMSVVLAYFGPGQPLYLAFFTLMIVFFAYFYTFNVAFKPDDVADNLKNQNGFIPGIRPGKKTAEYLEYVVNRVLVIGAAYLAAVCLLPEIMRSQFQIPFYFGGTSVLIVVSVTMDTIQQVQSHLLAHQYEGLIEKSQLSGKGKKRARRKGAARR
- a CDS encoding trypsin-like peptidase domain-containing protein, with the protein product MLRLCVLLSMLLAPPALAETQVPKSQAEVSLSFVPVVKQAAPAVVNIYARIIHQGRRSPFQGDPFFEHFFKGLSNPRPRIENSLGSGVILSEDGIVVSNYHVVGMASEIRVVAQDGREYDAKVLLGDQESDLAILKLEDASNLPYLALRDSDDVEVGELVLAIGNPFGVGQTVSSGIVSGLARSGTATGNSRGYFIQTDAPINPGNSGGALVDIEGHLIGINTSILSRSGGSNGIGFAIPSALVAQFLSQMHEGYEVFQRPWAGVTGQTVTSDVADGLGLDRPGGLILSQLHMQSPFRDAGFESGDIIAAVDDYSVNTPAEMIYRMSVAGIGKESLVTRIRDGQSEDIAVALMAAPETPDRDTMTTGRESPVPELVLSTINPAVIAEYNLPLMSEGAIVEDPGPIGARLGLRHGDVVAEVNGRPILNSNMAATLMRKTREYLRLDVMRGSRRLSLRYKL
- a CDS encoding replication-associated recombination protein A, producing the protein MSDLFSSSTSDAPQTAPHPLADRLRPRRLAEVIGQEQVLGPDAPLGVMLASGSLSSLILWGPPGVGKTTIARLLADETDLRFVQISAIFTGVPELRKVFEEARLRRSNGQGTLLFVDEIHRFNKAQQDGFLPYMEDGTILLVGATTENPSFELNAALLSRAQVLVLERLELAELERLVQRAESELSCALPLDGPAREALLEMADGDGRALLNLIEQVAAWKVDGKLNTDALTKRLMKRAAKYDKGGDEHYNLISALHKSVRGSDPDAALYWLARMLGGGEDPRYLARRITRMAVEDIGLADPQAQTICMHAWELYERLGSPEGELALAQAVTYLALAPKSNATYVAYKAAINEARRTGSEPPPKHILNAPTKLMKEQGYGAGYAYDHDAEDGFSGQNYFPETMKRPVYYHPVERGFERELKKRLDFFTKLRTRRNP
- the rpsK gene encoding 30S ribosomal protein S11, with amino-acid sequence MARDTKRTKKKVSKNIATGVAHVNSSFNNTKILISDVQGNAIAWSSAGTMGFKGSRKSTPYAAQMAAEDAGRKAQDHGMKTLEVEVQGPGSGRESALRALAAVGFNITSIRDVTPIAHNGCRPPKRRRV
- the rpsM gene encoding 30S ribosomal protein S13 codes for the protein MARIAGVNIPTHKRVPIALTYITGIGHTSAKAICEAVNIDASRRVNELSDAEVLAVREHIDATYNVEGDLRRETQMNIKRLMDLGCYRGLRHRRNLPVRGQRTHTNARTRKGPAKAIAGKKK
- a CDS encoding ABC transporter permease; protein product: MGDILGLVGKRLGLGLVILLVISAIIFFMIELLPGDVAQAVLGQGATEENLAALRKEMGLDQPAIVRYLDWLRGAVVFNFGTSIVTGDSVAAAISERFANTLFLAAYAAMIAIPISILLGVVVALLRNSIFDRVANVVTLSFISSPEFFLGYILILYFAVKWGMFPAIASLNDDMTLLDKMYRTFLPALTMVLVVTAHMMRMTRAAIINLLASPYIEMARLKGVPPWRVIVKHALPNAWAPIITVVALNLAYLITGVVLVEVVFVYPGIGQLLVDAVAKRDVPVVNACCLIFAATFILLNLAADVGAILTNPRLRHPK
- a CDS encoding adenylate kinase — its product is MNIILLGPPGAGKGTQAHILVDERNMTQLSTGDMLREAKDSGTEMGKIVADVMARGDLVTDEIVIGLIREKLQGEKGGGFIFDGFPRTLPQADALGKLLEECGETLDAVIEMQVDDSALVSRITARSTCAGCGEVYNDITKPIPADETCTKCGQAKGFNRRADDNEDSLKNRLMEYYKKTSPLLGYYYAKGMLESVNGLGEIDEVKASISNALG
- a CDS encoding DNA-directed RNA polymerase subunit alpha codes for the protein MIHKNWAELIKPTQLDVKPGNDPLRQAVVTAEPLERGFGLTLGNALRRVLLSSLQGAAITSIQIDNVLHEFSSVAGVREDVTDMVLNLKGVALRMEVEGPKRLSITAKGPGVVTAADITDSAGIEILNKEHVICHLDDGADLFMELTVNTGKGYVAADKNKPEDAPIGLIPVDAIYSPVVRVSYDVQPTREGQVLDYDKLTMKVETDGSLTPDDAVAFAARILQDQLSIFVNFEEPEAAGRQDEDDGLEFNPLLLKKVDELELSVRSANCLKNDNIVYIGDLIQKTEAEMLRTPNFGRKSLNEIKEVLSGMGLHLGMDVEDWPPDNIEDLAKKFEDAF
- the rplQ gene encoding 50S ribosomal protein L17, with the translated sequence MRHARGYRRLNRTHEHRKALWANMAGSLIEHEQIKTTLPKAKELRPIIEKLITLGKRGDLHARRQAAAQLKEDQYVSKLFDILGPRYKERQGGYVRVLKAGFRYGDMAPMAIIEFVDRDVDAKGAADKARVAAEEAAE